From a region of the Arachis ipaensis cultivar K30076 chromosome B09, Araip1.1, whole genome shotgun sequence genome:
- the LOC107619371 gene encoding chromo domain-containing protein LHP1: MKPAAKRRSSTSEPHNTNGAAPSASPPLLADSLTVPVPAAGEAANALVHGDSRADTVGAGIQPVPLAENQNMELQVGQAEQQQQRREELLRVEVSGLEEEDEEMDDGDDDAEEGSSRLPEGYYEVEAIRKRRVRKGEVHYLVKWLDWPETANTWEPLENLEGVSEIVSAFEESWHSAPQRRRKRKNVVQHSALKKRLERSETPYSLRRFPASTSTSNHAPSAPPPQITGLNYGDIPAFPQPVLFADEVENNGDASIVRNAAPPNGSRLGNASGSVGAANEEPDYDPKLSELRASTANGSDADRLAIHFQDPNPSLGDGHGEGQPNGGCMESSQGGGSRGARKRKSGSVKRFNRDLLSGEPLSLQNPAGTSDGSAQQVVASNRKVDPPRPSNPIVKILKPVNCLPPIPISTQDVVVSFLAIRADGSEILVDNHYLKRNYPIMLIDFYEQHLRYSPTS, translated from the exons ATGAAGCCTGCAGCCAAGAGAAGATCATCAACCTCCGAACCACACAACACCAACGGTGCTGCTCCTTCTGCTTCTCCTCCACTTCTTGCTGATTCTTTAACCGTTCCTGTTCCTGCTGCTGGAGAAGCTGCTAATGCTCTTGTTCATGGCGATTCTCGTGCTGATACTGTTGGCGCTGGTATCCAACCCGTTCCTCTCGCTGAGAACCAGAACATGGAGTTGCAGGTAGGGCAAGCAGAACAACAACAGCAGCGAAGAGAGGAGCTTCTTCGTGTTGAAGTTTCCGGactggaagaagaagatgaagaaatggatgatggtgatgatgatgctgAAGAAGGTTCGTCTCGCCTTCCTGAGGGTTACTACGAAGTCGAAGCCATTCGTAAAAGGAGGGTCCGCAAG GGTGAGGTTCACTACTTGGTCAAATG GCTTGATTGGCCTGAGACAGCCAACACATGGGAGCCTCTGGAAAATCTGGAGGGTGTTTCTGAAATCGTCTCGGCTTTCGAGGAAAG CTGGCATTCAGCGCCGCAACGCAGGCGTAAGCGAAAGAATGTGGTTCAACATTCTGCGCTTAAGAAGAGGCTGGAGCGATCCGAGACTCCGTACAGCCTCAGACGATTTCCGGCTTCAACATCCACTAGCAACCATGCTCCATCAGCTCCTCCTCCTCAAATAACTGGCCTAAATTATGGTGACATCCCTGCCTTTCCACAGCCAGTGCTTTTCGCTGACGAAGTGGAAAACAACGGGGATGCTAGCATTGTCAGAAATGCTGCACCCCCAAATGGGAGTAGGCTCGGAAATGCTTCCGGATCAGTCGGTGCTGCAAATGAAGAGCCCGATTATGATCCTAAGCTTAGCGAGCTTAGAGCATCAACAGCCAATGGCTCTGATGCCGACAGGCTCGCCATACATTTCCAAGATCCTAATCCCTCGTTAGGGGATGGTCATGGAGAGGGGCAACCAAATGGTGGTTGCATGGAATCAAGCCAGGGTGGCGGCAGCAGAGGAGCCAGAAAGAGAAAATCTGGTTCTGTTAAGAGGTTTAACCGAGATTTACTCTCTGGTGAGCCTCTTAGTTTGCAGAATCCAGCTGGCACATCTGATGGCTCGGCTCAACAGGTGGTAGCCAGTAATAGGAAGGTGGATCCGCCCAGACCTTCCAACCCGATTGTAAAGATCCTAAAGCCAGTGAACTGTTTGCCGCCAATTCCAATCAGCACTCAGGATGTTGTGGTGAGCTTCTTGGCGATAAG GGCTGACGGCTCGGAGATATTGGTGGACAACCATTATCTCAAGAGGAATTATCCAATCATG CTGATCGATTTCTATGAGCAGCATCTCCGATACAGTCCTACGTCGTGA